A stretch of Cicer arietinum cultivar CDC Frontier isolate Library 1 chromosome 5, Cicar.CDCFrontier_v2.0, whole genome shotgun sequence DNA encodes these proteins:
- the LOC101492214 gene encoding hexose carrier protein HEX6 isoform X1, with amino-acid sequence MAVGLAITCQSGQKNNGRITLYVVLSCMMAAMGGVIFGYDIGITGGVTSMEPFLNKFFHNIYLKMKEDVTVSNYCLFDSQLLTSFTSSLYVAGFFTSFLASYVTSVFGRKPSIIAGGTAFLAGTALGGAAFNVYMLIVGRLMLGVGVGFANQVAVPLYLSEMALPRFRGAINNGFQLSIGIGALSANLINYGTEKIKGSYGWRVSLAMAAVPASFLTLGALFLPETPNSLIQTSQDHQKAKRILQRIRGVEDVQSELDDLTKANSSTSTKTSPQQPFKLILKRRYRPQLVTAIAIPFFQQVTGINVIAFYAPLLFRTIGLGESASLLSSVMTGITGTCSTFISMLVVDKLGRRTLFIVGGIQMFVSQCIVGGIMAFHLKDHGGLTKGYAYMVLVMICIYVAGFGWSWGPLGWLVPSEIFPLEIRSVGQSITVAVSFVFTFVVAQSFLSMLCHFKSGIFFFFGGWVVVMTVFVYFFLPETKNVPLEQMEKVWQEHWFWKRIVCEK; translated from the exons atggCAGTTGGATTAGCTATAACATGTCAAAGTGGACAAAAGAACAATGGCAGGATAACCCTTTATGTTGTTCTCTCTTGTATGATGGCTGCCATGGGAGGTGTCATATTTGGCTATGACATTGGTATAACAGGTGGAGTGACATCAATGGAACCATTTCTGAATAAGTTCTTCCACAACATATACCTTAAGATGAAAGAAGACGTCACAGTTAGCAACTATTGCTTGTTTGACAGTCAATTATTGACCTCTTTTACATCCTCTCTTTATGTTGCTGGTTTTTTTACTTCCTTTTTAGCTTCTTATGTCACCAGTGTCTTCGGTCGCAAGCCGTCCATCATTGCAGGCGGCACTGCGTTCCTCGCCGGTACAGCCCTTGGAGGTGCAGCTTTTAACGTGTACATGCTCATAGTCGGTCGGCTTATGCTCGGAGTTGGGGTTGGTTTTGCAAACCAGGTA GCAGTTCCTCTATATCTCTCTGAAATGGCACTACCAAGATTTAGAGGGGCAATAAACAATGGCTTCCAATTAAGCATCGGCATCGGCGCTTTATCTGCTAATCTAATCAATTATGGAACAGAGAAGATTAAAGGTAGTTATGGTTGGCGCGTTTCGCTAGCCATGGCTGCAGTTCCAGCCTCTTTCCTAACATTAGGTGCACTTTTCCTTCCAGAAACACCAAATAGCCTAATCCAAACAAGCCAAGATCATCAAAAGGCAAAGCGAATACTTCAACGAATTCGAGGCGTAGAAGACGTGCAATCCGAACTCGATGATCTCACTAAAGCAAATTCTTCTACTTCAACAAAAACAAGTCCACAACAGCCATTTAAGCTTatattgaaaagaagatataggCCTCAACTTGTAACGGCAATAGCAATACCATTTTTCCAACAAGTGACAGGGATCAATGTCATTGCTTTCTATGCTCCTTTACTTTTTAGAACAATTGGGTTAGGAGAAAGTGCATCATTGTTATCATCTGTTATGACAG GTATAACAGGTACATGTTCAACTTTCATATCAATGCTCGTGGTAGATAAACTTGGAAGGAGAACTTTGTTTATAGTTGGAGGAATTCAAATGTTTGTATCACAGTGTATAGTTGGAGGCATAATGGCATTTCATCTCAAAGATCATGGTGGATTAACCAAAGGGTATGCTTATATGGTTTTGGTAATGATATGTATCTATGTTGCTGGTTTTGGATGGTCATGGGGCCCACTAGGTTGGTTAGTACCAAGTGAGATTTTTCCTTTGGAAATTAGATCAGTTGGACAAAGTATAACAGTAGCAGTGagttttgtttttacttttgTTGTTGCTCAGAGTTTTTTGTCCATGCTTTGTCACTTTAAGTCTGggattttcttcttctttggaGGTTGGGTGGTGGTGATGACGGTGTTTGTGTACTTTTTTCTACCGGAGACGAAAAATGTGCCGCTTGAACAGATGGAGAAAGTGTGGCAGGAACATTGGTTTTGGAAGAGAATAGTTTGTGAAAAATAA
- the LOC101492214 gene encoding hexose carrier protein HEX6 isoform X3, whose translation MMAAMGGVIFGYDIGITGGVTSMEPFLNKFFHNIYLKMKEDVTVSNYCLFDSQLLTSFTSSLYVAGFFTSFLASYVTSVFGRKPSIIAGGTAFLAGTALGGAAFNVYMLIVGRLMLGVGVGFANQVAVPLYLSEMALPRFRGAINNGFQLSIGIGALSANLINYGTEKIKGSYGWRVSLAMAAVPASFLTLGALFLPETPNSLIQTSQDHQKAKRILQRIRGVEDVQSELDDLTKANSSTSTKTSPQQPFKLILKRRYRPQLVTAIAIPFFQQVTGINVIAFYAPLLFRTIGLGESASLLSSVMTGITGTCSTFISMLVVDKLGRRTLFIVGGIQMFVSQCIVGGIMAFHLKDHGGLTKGYAYMVLVMICIYVAGFGWSWGPLGWLVPSEIFPLEIRSVGQSITVAVSFVFTFVVAQSFLSMLCHFKSGIFFFFGGWVVVMTVFVYFFLPETKNVPLEQMEKVWQEHWFWKRIVCEK comes from the exons ATGATGGCTGCCATGGGAGGTGTCATATTTGGCTATGACATTGGTATAACAGGTGGAGTGACATCAATGGAACCATTTCTGAATAAGTTCTTCCACAACATATACCTTAAGATGAAAGAAGACGTCACAGTTAGCAACTATTGCTTGTTTGACAGTCAATTATTGACCTCTTTTACATCCTCTCTTTATGTTGCTGGTTTTTTTACTTCCTTTTTAGCTTCTTATGTCACCAGTGTCTTCGGTCGCAAGCCGTCCATCATTGCAGGCGGCACTGCGTTCCTCGCCGGTACAGCCCTTGGAGGTGCAGCTTTTAACGTGTACATGCTCATAGTCGGTCGGCTTATGCTCGGAGTTGGGGTTGGTTTTGCAAACCAGGTA GCAGTTCCTCTATATCTCTCTGAAATGGCACTACCAAGATTTAGAGGGGCAATAAACAATGGCTTCCAATTAAGCATCGGCATCGGCGCTTTATCTGCTAATCTAATCAATTATGGAACAGAGAAGATTAAAGGTAGTTATGGTTGGCGCGTTTCGCTAGCCATGGCTGCAGTTCCAGCCTCTTTCCTAACATTAGGTGCACTTTTCCTTCCAGAAACACCAAATAGCCTAATCCAAACAAGCCAAGATCATCAAAAGGCAAAGCGAATACTTCAACGAATTCGAGGCGTAGAAGACGTGCAATCCGAACTCGATGATCTCACTAAAGCAAATTCTTCTACTTCAACAAAAACAAGTCCACAACAGCCATTTAAGCTTatattgaaaagaagatataggCCTCAACTTGTAACGGCAATAGCAATACCATTTTTCCAACAAGTGACAGGGATCAATGTCATTGCTTTCTATGCTCCTTTACTTTTTAGAACAATTGGGTTAGGAGAAAGTGCATCATTGTTATCATCTGTTATGACAG GTATAACAGGTACATGTTCAACTTTCATATCAATGCTCGTGGTAGATAAACTTGGAAGGAGAACTTTGTTTATAGTTGGAGGAATTCAAATGTTTGTATCACAGTGTATAGTTGGAGGCATAATGGCATTTCATCTCAAAGATCATGGTGGATTAACCAAAGGGTATGCTTATATGGTTTTGGTAATGATATGTATCTATGTTGCTGGTTTTGGATGGTCATGGGGCCCACTAGGTTGGTTAGTACCAAGTGAGATTTTTCCTTTGGAAATTAGATCAGTTGGACAAAGTATAACAGTAGCAGTGagttttgtttttacttttgTTGTTGCTCAGAGTTTTTTGTCCATGCTTTGTCACTTTAAGTCTGggattttcttcttctttggaGGTTGGGTGGTGGTGATGACGGTGTTTGTGTACTTTTTTCTACCGGAGACGAAAAATGTGCCGCTTGAACAGATGGAGAAAGTGTGGCAGGAACATTGGTTTTGGAAGAGAATAGTTTGTGAAAAATAA
- the LOC101492214 gene encoding hexose carrier protein HEX6 isoform X2: MAVGLAITCQSGQKNNGRITLYVVLSCMMAAMGGVIFGYDIGITGGVTSMEPFLNKFFHNIYLKMKEDVTVSNYCLFDSQLLTSFTSSLYVAGFFTSFLASYVTSVFGRKPSIIAGGTAFLAGTALGGAAFNVYMLIVGRLMLGVGVGFANQAVPLYLSEMALPRFRGAINNGFQLSIGIGALSANLINYGTEKIKGSYGWRVSLAMAAVPASFLTLGALFLPETPNSLIQTSQDHQKAKRILQRIRGVEDVQSELDDLTKANSSTSTKTSPQQPFKLILKRRYRPQLVTAIAIPFFQQVTGINVIAFYAPLLFRTIGLGESASLLSSVMTGITGTCSTFISMLVVDKLGRRTLFIVGGIQMFVSQCIVGGIMAFHLKDHGGLTKGYAYMVLVMICIYVAGFGWSWGPLGWLVPSEIFPLEIRSVGQSITVAVSFVFTFVVAQSFLSMLCHFKSGIFFFFGGWVVVMTVFVYFFLPETKNVPLEQMEKVWQEHWFWKRIVCEK, encoded by the exons atggCAGTTGGATTAGCTATAACATGTCAAAGTGGACAAAAGAACAATGGCAGGATAACCCTTTATGTTGTTCTCTCTTGTATGATGGCTGCCATGGGAGGTGTCATATTTGGCTATGACATTGGTATAACAGGTGGAGTGACATCAATGGAACCATTTCTGAATAAGTTCTTCCACAACATATACCTTAAGATGAAAGAAGACGTCACAGTTAGCAACTATTGCTTGTTTGACAGTCAATTATTGACCTCTTTTACATCCTCTCTTTATGTTGCTGGTTTTTTTACTTCCTTTTTAGCTTCTTATGTCACCAGTGTCTTCGGTCGCAAGCCGTCCATCATTGCAGGCGGCACTGCGTTCCTCGCCGGTACAGCCCTTGGAGGTGCAGCTTTTAACGTGTACATGCTCATAGTCGGTCGGCTTATGCTCGGAGTTGGGGTTGGTTTTGCAAACCAG GCAGTTCCTCTATATCTCTCTGAAATGGCACTACCAAGATTTAGAGGGGCAATAAACAATGGCTTCCAATTAAGCATCGGCATCGGCGCTTTATCTGCTAATCTAATCAATTATGGAACAGAGAAGATTAAAGGTAGTTATGGTTGGCGCGTTTCGCTAGCCATGGCTGCAGTTCCAGCCTCTTTCCTAACATTAGGTGCACTTTTCCTTCCAGAAACACCAAATAGCCTAATCCAAACAAGCCAAGATCATCAAAAGGCAAAGCGAATACTTCAACGAATTCGAGGCGTAGAAGACGTGCAATCCGAACTCGATGATCTCACTAAAGCAAATTCTTCTACTTCAACAAAAACAAGTCCACAACAGCCATTTAAGCTTatattgaaaagaagatataggCCTCAACTTGTAACGGCAATAGCAATACCATTTTTCCAACAAGTGACAGGGATCAATGTCATTGCTTTCTATGCTCCTTTACTTTTTAGAACAATTGGGTTAGGAGAAAGTGCATCATTGTTATCATCTGTTATGACAG GTATAACAGGTACATGTTCAACTTTCATATCAATGCTCGTGGTAGATAAACTTGGAAGGAGAACTTTGTTTATAGTTGGAGGAATTCAAATGTTTGTATCACAGTGTATAGTTGGAGGCATAATGGCATTTCATCTCAAAGATCATGGTGGATTAACCAAAGGGTATGCTTATATGGTTTTGGTAATGATATGTATCTATGTTGCTGGTTTTGGATGGTCATGGGGCCCACTAGGTTGGTTAGTACCAAGTGAGATTTTTCCTTTGGAAATTAGATCAGTTGGACAAAGTATAACAGTAGCAGTGagttttgtttttacttttgTTGTTGCTCAGAGTTTTTTGTCCATGCTTTGTCACTTTAAGTCTGggattttcttcttctttggaGGTTGGGTGGTGGTGATGACGGTGTTTGTGTACTTTTTTCTACCGGAGACGAAAAATGTGCCGCTTGAACAGATGGAGAAAGTGTGGCAGGAACATTGGTTTTGGAAGAGAATAGTTTGTGAAAAATAA